A region of the Oxobacter pfennigii genome:
TTTAAGGATAGAATAAATGAAGGCATTTTTTAAAATTACATTAGGACAGGCTTAGATAAGCAAATATCATGCTGTAAAATTATTGTATATCAGTTAAAAACAAGGGGGTAAGCAGCACTCTCTGCCACCCTCCTTGTTTAATATAAATCTATCACTTATATTTTTTTAATTGAGTTTACACATTTTACTTGACACATTCATTATATTGAGTATTCCGGAGCAGATGACATCACCTGTCCGGTAGTTGGAAATCAACATTCCGACACATAGAAAATCAGCTTTCCGGTTATCGGAAATCATATAGGACAGCCTTATAATGTATTTATGCATCGAAAGATGTAAATACATTTAGGTAGGTCACGTCTATGACCAAATACCGAGAAATCCTTAGGCTACATAGTCTTGGATTTACACAACGCAACATCATGCAAAGCTGCGGTGTTGCACAAAAAACAGTTGTGAGAGTCTTACGTCGTGCTAATGAATTAACCATTACATGGCCACTTGACGAAACCATCACAGATGCTGTTTTAGAAGGGATGATGTTTCCCAAAGCAGACAAAGACATCAGCACTAAAAGAAAGCCAGACTTTGTCTACATCCATAAGGAACTCCTTAAAAAATGAACAGTTCTTTTCCCTTGCAGAATTAAATGCTGCAATTCGAGTAAAGCTGGAAGAATTCAATGCTAAACTTTTTCAAAAGAAAGAGGGTAGCCGGTTGGAACTCTTCCGCGGCGAAGAACTGCCATTGCTGACACCTTTACCTGCTACCCCATACGAACTGGCAGATTGGAAACAAGCCACCGTTCAGTTCAATTATCACAT
Encoded here:
- a CDS encoding transposase, translating into MTKYREILRLHSLGFTQRNIMQSCGVAQKTVVRVLRRANELTITWPLDETITDAVLEGMMFPKADKDISTKRKPDFVYIHKELLKK
- a CDS encoding Mu transposase domain-containing protein; its protein translation is MSTSIRNSLKNEQFFSLAELNAAIRVKLEEFNAKLFQKKEGSRLELFRGEELPLLTPLPATPYELADWKQATVQFNYHISVDGMLYSVPYEYIKRKVDVRITDKTIEVFYNHNRIASHRRLYG